The following proteins are encoded in a genomic region of Dasypus novemcinctus isolate mDasNov1 chromosome 3, mDasNov1.1.hap2, whole genome shotgun sequence:
- the LOC101430045 gene encoding LOW QUALITY PROTEIN: olfactory receptor 6E1-like (The sequence of the model RefSeq protein was modified relative to this genomic sequence to represent the inferred CDS: inserted 1 base in 1 codon), producing the protein MGNGTSVTEFVLLGLTDACELQMLILLGLLLTYLLTLMGSLLIVVITLTDRRLHTPMCYFLCNFAVLEICFTSXIFPKMPPNILTGRKTTSLPGCFLQSFLYFFPGTTEFYLLAVVSFDRYMAICNHLHYATTMRKKVCAHLVLCSWIARLLLIIFPSFIIIHQPFCGPNIINHFFCDNFYFLELLCANTSQIVLLGFVVANCSLLGTLPVTATCYGHILHTILHIPSAKERQKAFSACTSHIIVMFLFYGSCIFMYVWAGKGNEGEDRNKVVALLNTVVTLMFNPVIYSLRNKQVKQVFREQVSKFLS; encoded by the exons ATGGGAAACGGCACCAGTGTCACTGAGTTTGTCCTGCTGGGGCTCACAGATGCCTGTGAGCTGCAGATGctcatcctcctggggctcctCCTGACCTACCTCCTCACTCTCATGGGGAGCCTCCTCATCGTGGTCATCACCCTCACGGACAGGCGCCTCCACACCCCCATGTGCTACTTCCTCTGTAATTTCGCTGTCCTGGAGATCTGCTTCACCT TCATCTTCCCCAAGATGCCGCCCAACATCCTGACTGGAAGGAAGACCACCTCCCTCCCAGGTTGCTTCCTACAGAGTTTCCTCTATTTCTTCCCGGGCACAACAGAGTTTTATCTCCTGGCAGTGGTGTCCTTTGACAGATATATGGCCATCTGTAATCACTTGCATTATGCCACTACCATGAGGAAAAAGGTCTGTGCCCATCTAGTCCTTTGTTCATGGATAGCAAGATTACTTCTCATCATTTTTCCAAGTTTTATTATAATTCACCAGCCATTCTGTGGCCCCAATATAATTAATCATTTCTTTTGTGACAACTTCTATTTCCTGGAACTCCTATGTGCAAACACAAGTCAGATAGtgcttctgggttttgttgtgGCCAACTGCAGCTTATTGGGCACTCTGCCTGTGACAGCCACCTGCTATGGCCACATCCTCCACACCATCCTCCACATCCCCTCAGCCAAGGAGAGACAGAAAGCCTTCTCAGCCTGCACTTCCCACATCATTGTCATGTTTCTCTTCTATGGCAGCTGCATCTTCATGTATGTCTGGGCAGGCAAGGGCAACGAGGGGGAGGACAGGAACAAGGTGGTGGCCCTGCTCAACACCGTGGTGACCCTAATGTTCAACCCTGTCATCTACTCCCTGAGGAACAAACAGGTAAAGCAGGTGTTTAGGGAGCAGGTAAGCAAGTTCCTCTCATAA